One Artemia franciscana chromosome 15, ASM3288406v1, whole genome shotgun sequence genomic window carries:
- the LOC136036444 gene encoding choline-phosphate cytidylyltransferase A-like: MGCKRKHSEIKDPGDHTLVGAGSAPALFSDSYEAKIERDKCDYSRRITFEEAISGRAARRVRVYADGIYDLFHPGHAKQLLQVKNAFPNAYLIVGICNDDLTHSKKGLTVMNEEERYEAVRHCRYVDEIVKDAPWVLDEEYLGKHKIDFVAHDELPYTTGSGHDVYGHIKAMGMFIATERTDGVSTSDLIARVVKNYDEYVRRNLRRGLARKEMNVSFLSAKKFEIQEKVKELKVKGKTVIDRIDETRLDFIEKWENRSKELILSFLKLFGREGRLVKPLSTILNEGKELIRNSLSPTGSPGGSDQDDEIETETPPPKRRRKDF; this comes from the coding sequence ATGGGCTGTAAGAGAAAACACTCAGAAATCAAAGACCCTGGTGACCATACTTTAGTTGGAGCAGGATCAGCACCAGCACTATTCAGTGACAGTTATGAGGCCAAGATCGAAAGAGACAAGTGTGACTATTCTAGAAGGATAACCTTCGAGGAGGCCATATCTGGTCGAGCGGCCAGAAGAGTTCGCGTTTACGCTGATGGTATCTATGATTTGTTCCATCCAGGGCATGCTAAGCAACTTCTTCAAGTCAAAAATGCTTTTCCTAATGCATACCTTATAGTTGGAATATGTAACGATGACCTAACACATTCAAAAAAAGGTTTAACCGTGATGAATGAAGAAGAGAGATACGAAGCAGTGAGGCACTGTCGATATGTAGATGAGATTGTTAAAGATGCCCCCTGGGTGTTAGATGAAGAATACCTTGGAAAACACAAGATAGACTTTGTCGCTCATGATGAGCTTCCATACACAACTGGAAGTGGTCATGATGTTTATGGGCATATCAAAGCCATGGGAATGTTTATTGCTACTGAAAGGACAGATGGTGTGTCCACCTCAGATTTAATAGCACGTGTCGTGAAAAATTATGATGAATATGTACGTAGAAATTTACGGCGAGGATTGGCTAGGAAAGAAatgaatgtttcttttttaagtgccaagaaatttgaaattcaagagaaagtgaaagagttaaaagtgaaaGGAAAGACTGTTATTGATCGCATAGACGAAACAAGACTTGACTTTATAGAAAAATGGGAAAATAGATCAAAAGAGTTGATTCTAAGCTTTTTGAAACTTTTCGGAAGGGAAGGTCGACTGGTAAAGCCTTTGAGCACTATTTTGAACGAGGGTAAAGAATTGATAAGGAATTCACTCAGTCCGACTGGAAGCCCAGGAGGCTCTGACCAGGATGATGAAATCGAGACAGAAACTCCGCCTCCAAAGCGACGTCGCAAAGATTTTTGA